One Bradyrhizobium sp. ISRA464 genomic window carries:
- a CDS encoding helix-turn-helix domain-containing protein yields MWREEFGRRIVHADIETVSDAPFHAEATLQALQGLRVLAWTGSAMRFKRMRRNIVDGDDSIGFIVSSPSTSLLSQRGREIEFRAGDAIALLHSEPAIVSYVEGLQLGLAVPRDALVPRVTDLDSLVMRRISRRTEALRLLMTYLKSALGQGALAAPKLRDTIVTHIHDLVALTIDECAPLGESSASAVIAARHSAALDHIAAHFQDPDLSLEIVARRQGISPRYLQRLMASSGASFTERVNELRLQKAFTLLTAPHEGAQRISDIALEAGFSDISHFNRLFRARFGDSPRGVRSAGSRAA; encoded by the coding sequence ATGTGGCGGGAAGAGTTCGGACGGCGCATCGTCCACGCCGATATCGAGACTGTGTCCGACGCTCCGTTTCACGCCGAAGCAACGCTGCAGGCGCTTCAGGGACTGCGCGTGCTCGCATGGACGGGATCGGCCATGCGCTTCAAGCGCATGCGAAGGAATATCGTCGATGGCGATGACTCGATCGGCTTCATCGTCAGCTCTCCGAGTACGAGCCTGCTATCGCAGCGCGGCCGGGAGATCGAATTCCGCGCCGGCGATGCCATCGCGCTTCTGCACTCGGAGCCGGCTATTGTCAGCTATGTCGAAGGACTTCAACTCGGTCTGGCGGTGCCGCGCGACGCACTGGTGCCGCGCGTGACCGATCTCGACAGCCTTGTGATGCGGCGGATTTCCCGCCGAACCGAGGCGCTCCGGCTTCTCATGACTTACCTGAAGTCGGCATTGGGGCAGGGCGCGCTGGCTGCGCCCAAGCTGCGCGATACCATCGTGACCCATATCCACGACCTCGTGGCACTCACAATCGATGAATGCGCTCCCTTGGGCGAGAGCAGCGCGAGCGCGGTGATCGCGGCGCGCCACAGCGCCGCCCTCGACCACATCGCGGCGCACTTTCAGGATCCGGATCTCAGCCTGGAGATCGTGGCCCGTCGCCAGGGCATCTCTCCGCGCTACCTGCAGCGCCTGATGGCGTCGTCGGGTGCGTCTTTCACGGAGCGCGTCAACGAATTGCGGTTGCAAAAGGCGTTCACACTGCTGACCGCGCCGCACGAGGGCGCGCAGCGAATTTCCGACATTGCGCTGGAGGCCGGCTTTTCGGACATATCGCACTTCAACCGGCTGTTCCGGGCCCGCTTCGGCGATTCGCCGCGCGGCGTGCGCAGCGCCGGCAGCCGTGCTGCGTGA
- a CDS encoding gamma-glutamylcyclotransferase family protein — protein sequence MISDLLFVYGTLMRGFDHPMAKLLSANADFLGAAHCRGRLYLVKHYPGLLTSDDPADIVHGELFRLRERDAMLREFDMYEACGEGFPPPTEYVRKMLPVTLANGRMSEAWTYLYNWPVTHLPRIASGRFLGH from the coding sequence ATGATCTCCGACCTTCTATTCGTCTACGGCACGCTGATGCGCGGCTTCGACCATCCGATGGCGAAGCTGCTGTCGGCCAACGCCGACTTCCTCGGCGCGGCGCACTGCCGCGGCCGGCTCTATCTCGTGAAGCATTATCCGGGGTTGCTGACATCGGACGACCCCGCCGACATCGTGCACGGCGAATTGTTCCGCCTGCGCGAGCGCGACGCGATGCTGCGCGAGTTCGACATGTATGAAGCCTGCGGCGAGGGTTTCCCGCCGCCGACCGAATATGTCCGCAAGATGCTGCCGGTCACGCTCGCCAATGGACGCATGAGCGAGGCGTGGACCTATCTCTACAACTGGCCGGTGACGCACCTGCCGCGGATCGCGTCAGGCAGATTTCTCGGACATTAG
- a CDS encoding N-formylglutamate amidohydrolase, whose product MNRVGGLSFLLANTDVSPILERNTDSRSPFLFTCDHYGRLIPKPLGDLGLPESELARHIAWDIGIAGVAEQLADQLNVHLIAQRYSRLVIDCNRPPHAASSIPLISEATTVPGNEGLSRGDAEMRRAQIFDPYHRRIDEIIDERTRRGMPTVLVSLHSFTPVYAGIARPWHIGTLYHRDKVLPPLLLKQLRSEGDLVVGDNEPYAVSDETDYTIPIHGEMRGLMNSGIEIRQDLIADQAGETAWADRLARILSEIEAMLWAEALIA is encoded by the coding sequence TTGAATCGCGTCGGTGGCCTGTCATTTCTGCTCGCTAACACCGACGTTTCGCCAATTCTGGAACGCAACACGGACAGCCGCTCTCCATTCCTGTTCACCTGCGATCACTATGGCCGGCTGATTCCCAAGCCGCTCGGCGATCTCGGCCTGCCGGAAAGCGAGCTTGCACGCCACATCGCCTGGGACATCGGCATCGCCGGCGTCGCCGAACAGCTCGCCGACCAGCTCAACGTGCACCTGATCGCGCAACGCTATTCGCGGCTTGTGATCGACTGCAATCGGCCGCCGCATGCCGCAAGCTCGATTCCGCTGATCAGCGAAGCGACCACCGTCCCGGGCAATGAAGGCCTGTCGCGCGGCGATGCCGAAATGCGCCGCGCGCAGATCTTCGATCCCTATCACAGGCGGATCGACGAGATCATCGACGAACGGACCCGGCGCGGCATGCCGACGGTGCTGGTGTCGCTGCACAGCTTCACGCCCGTTTACGCCGGCATCGCGCGGCCCTGGCACATCGGCACGCTCTATCACCGCGACAAGGTGCTGCCGCCGCTGCTGCTGAAACAGCTGCGCAGCGAGGGCGACCTCGTGGTCGGCGACAACGAGCCTTATGCGGTCAGCGACGAGACCGACTATACGATCCCCATACATGGAGAGATGCGTGGGCTAATGAATTCGGGTATCGAGATCCGTCAGGACCTGATCGCCGACCAGGCCGGCGAGACAGCCTGGGCCGATCGCCTGGCACGCATCCTCAGCGAGATCGAGGCGATGCTGTGGGCGGAGGCGCTGATCGCGTGA
- the dnaG gene encoding DNA primase, with translation MRFTPQFLDELRARLPVSEVVGKRVKLKRAGREWKGLSPFQQEKTPSFTVNDQKGFYHDFSSGRHGNIFDFVMETEGVTFPEAVERLAAMAGMAIPAATPDAARHEQRRRTLHDVMELATKFFADTLASRNGAKARGYLADRGISPATQLQFRMGYAPPDRFALKEHLGAQGISTEDMVEAGLLVAGEDKPVPFDRFRDRVMFPITDARGRVIAFGGRALEKDVPAKYLNSPETTLFHKGDNLYNLFTARQAAHDGAQLIVVEGYVDVIAMVTAGFPGAVAPLGTALTENQLALLWKMADEPILCFDGDRAGQKAAYRAADIALPNLKPGKSLRIALLPEGQDPDDLVRSGGRGAIEDVISAARPLADMIWSREIEGGSFGTPERRAALEARIGELTNGIRDEVVRRYYRQDLQERLQRTFAPEGGRGGYGRGNFRGGRGSESPRQFVPRGPAQGGRFGPKGPVPGLGRGPYQAASPQLANSSIMRGQRSAISRREALILECLINHPWLLHDHLEEVAALELAHPEAHKLRAGIIAAFANDHHHSPDAEEQAEKMRSDLEAGGFSQALQRVESALTTQAVWGAKVGAAREDVLSTWRQLVALHQKTHALLREKKDAEAALAEDGSEANLAWLRDIQARMAEADGTEALIEGFGELSGRFQRNV, from the coding sequence ATGCGCTTCACGCCCCAATTTCTCGACGAGCTGCGCGCCCGGCTTCCGGTCTCGGAAGTCGTGGGCAAGCGCGTCAAGCTCAAGAGGGCAGGGCGCGAATGGAAGGGGCTGTCGCCGTTCCAGCAAGAGAAGACGCCGTCCTTCACCGTCAACGACCAGAAGGGCTTTTACCACGACTTCTCCTCGGGGCGGCACGGCAACATCTTCGACTTCGTGATGGAGACCGAGGGCGTCACCTTCCCGGAGGCGGTCGAGCGGCTGGCGGCGATGGCCGGCATGGCGATCCCGGCGGCGACGCCGGACGCCGCGCGCCACGAGCAGCGCCGCCGCACGCTGCACGACGTGATGGAACTCGCGACAAAGTTCTTCGCCGACACGCTGGCCTCGCGCAACGGCGCGAAGGCGCGCGGCTATCTCGCTGATCGCGGCATCTCGCCGGCGACCCAGCTCCAGTTTCGCATGGGCTATGCGCCGCCGGACCGCTTCGCACTGAAGGAGCATCTGGGCGCGCAGGGCATCTCCACCGAGGACATGGTGGAGGCGGGGCTCTTGGTGGCCGGCGAGGACAAGCCGGTGCCGTTCGATCGCTTCCGCGACCGCGTGATGTTTCCGATCACGGATGCCCGCGGCCGCGTCATCGCGTTCGGCGGTCGCGCGCTGGAGAAGGACGTTCCGGCCAAATACCTGAACTCGCCGGAAACCACGCTGTTTCACAAGGGCGACAATCTCTACAACCTGTTCACCGCGCGCCAGGCCGCGCATGACGGTGCGCAGCTCATCGTGGTCGAGGGCTATGTCGACGTCATCGCGATGGTGACCGCGGGCTTTCCCGGCGCCGTGGCGCCGCTCGGCACTGCGCTGACCGAGAACCAGCTCGCGCTGCTCTGGAAGATGGCGGACGAGCCGATCCTCTGTTTCGACGGCGACCGTGCCGGACAGAAGGCGGCCTATCGCGCCGCGGATATCGCGCTGCCGAATCTGAAGCCCGGCAAGAGCCTGCGCATCGCGCTGTTGCCGGAAGGGCAGGACCCCGACGATCTCGTCCGTTCCGGCGGCCGCGGCGCGATCGAGGACGTGATCTCCGCCGCGCGCCCGCTCGCCGACATGATCTGGTCGCGCGAGATCGAGGGCGGCAGCTTCGGCACGCCGGAACGCCGCGCCGCGCTGGAAGCCCGCATCGGCGAACTCACCAATGGCATCCGCGACGAGGTGGTGCGCCGCTACTATCGGCAGGATTTGCAGGAGCGTCTGCAGCGCACCTTTGCGCCCGAGGGCGGGCGCGGCGGCTACGGCCGCGGCAATTTCCGGGGCGGCCGCGGCAGCGAATCACCCCGGCAGTTTGTGCCCCGCGGCCCGGCCCAGGGCGGCCGATTCGGCCCCAAGGGCCCGGTTCCCGGCCTTGGCCGCGGTCCCTACCAGGCGGCCAGCCCGCAGTTGGCCAACAGCTCGATCATGCGCGGCCAGCGCAGCGCGATCTCCCGGCGCGAGGCCCTGATCCTTGAGTGCCTGATCAACCACCCCTGGCTGCTGCACGACCATCTGGAGGAGGTCGCGGCGCTCGAGCTCGCCCACCCCGAGGCCCACAAGCTCCGCGCCGGCATCATTGCGGCTTTCGCCAACGACCACCACCATTCCCCGGACGCGGAGGAGCAGGCCGAGAAAATGCGGTCTGACCTCGAGGCGGGCGGATTTTCGCAAGCGCTTCAAAGGGTTGAGAGCGCGCTGACGACCCAGGCGGTGTGGGGCGCCAAGGTCGGCGCGGCGCGGGAGGATGTTTTATCGACCTGGCGGCAACTCGTTGCCTTGCATCAGAAAACCCACGCCTTACTTAGGGAAAAAAAGGATGCTGAGGCGGCTTTGGCTGAAGACGGAAGCGAGGCCAATCTGGCATGGCTGCGGGATATCCAGGCCCGGATGGCGGAAGCCGACGGGACCGAGGCCCTGATCGAGGGGTTCGGCGAATTATCGGGCCGGTTCCAGCGTAACGTGTGA
- a CDS encoding chlorite dismutase family protein, translating into MFTTFRGGQSGGWKVTSIVRVKGETLPKVAALSVISSEAIALPLLPSSTAWRLAGVASNLRYTERAEKDKLAAIEPKLGRSEATHAALIPIRKSAAWWELTQEERRKIIEDKSHHISGTLKYLPAIARQLFHSRDLGVPFDFLTWFEFAPEHADLFDELVGMLRATEEWTYVEREVDIRVVREN; encoded by the coding sequence ATGTTCACGACATTCCGAGGCGGACAGAGTGGCGGCTGGAAGGTGACTTCCATCGTGCGGGTGAAGGGCGAAACGCTGCCGAAGGTCGCGGCGCTGTCGGTGATTTCGAGCGAGGCGATCGCGCTGCCGCTGTTGCCGTCATCGACCGCGTGGCGGCTCGCCGGCGTCGCGAGCAATCTGCGCTACACCGAGCGGGCGGAGAAGGACAAGCTCGCCGCCATCGAGCCCAAGCTCGGCCGGAGCGAGGCGACGCATGCAGCGCTGATCCCGATCAGGAAATCCGCCGCATGGTGGGAGCTGACGCAGGAAGAGCGGCGCAAGATCATCGAGGACAAGTCGCACCATATCTCCGGCACGCTGAAATACCTGCCGGCGATCGCCCGCCAGCTGTTTCATTCTCGCGATCTCGGCGTCCCCTTCGACTTCCTGACCTGGTTCGAATTCGCGCCCGAACATGCAGACCTGTTCGACGAGCTGGTCGGCATGCTGCGCGCGACCGAAGAGTGGACCTATGTCGAGCGCGAGGTCGACATACGCGTGGTGCGCGAGAACTGA